A genomic segment from Lutzomyia longipalpis isolate SR_M1_2022 chromosome 3, ASM2433408v1 encodes:
- the LOC129792129 gene encoding proteasome inhibitor PI31 subunit gives MDGDYFGWNLLLRTIAHDVQSDFDILVAVVHWHMTRKGFSCLGIGCDNIYVDTDKGSELLPDDWNAQGDVYRLRYVRDGELFILTAVKKEEMVALFNLIIMKNMDLRNVEFKVEDTVRGRTGSLTEVLNDAPNVLKKIDEKLLISKAEQDSWKAKEKARRERHDLDDEQSSPLEVRGFDVHRRFPENPFSVGRGDLDPLGRLGGGMLFPSPDMPFAGGIPDPGFGIPGGLPRGAVPPGARFDPFAPQPTNPLRGPGGGRPRGGSPDNDHFPPPGYNDMFM, from the exons ATGGATGGTGACTATTTTGGTTGGAACTTACTTCTGAGAACCATTGCCCATGATGTTCAAAGTGATTTTGACATCCTCGTTGCTGTAGTACACTGGCACATGACCCGTAAAGGATTCTCCTGTTTGGGCATTGGATGCGat AATATATATGTGGACACAGATAAGGGATCAGAACTACTTCCGGACGATTGGAATGCTCAGGGAGACGTTTATAGATTGAGGTATGTGCGTGATGGAGAGCTCTTCATTCTCACGGCAGTGAAGAAAGAGGAAATGGTGGCTCTGTTTAATTTGATCATCATGAAAAATATGGATCTAAGAAATGTGGAGTTTAAAGTGGAGGACACCGTACGTGGGAGGACAGGAAGTCTCACAGAAGTACTCAATGACGCTCCAAACGTTCTCAAGAAGATTGATGAGAAATTGCTAATTTCCAAGGCGGAGCAGGATAGCTGGAAGGCAAAAGAGAAAGCAAGAAGGGAGAGACATGATCTCGATGATGAACAAAGTAGTCCTCTTGAGGTTCGTGGCTTTGACGTTCATCGTAGATTTCCAGAAAATCCATTTAGTGTGGGACGCGGGGATTTGGACCCTCTGGGAAGATTGGGTGGGGGGATGCTCTTCCCCAGTCCAGATATGCCTTTTGCAGGCGGTATCCCGGATCCGGGTTTTGGTATTCCTGGGGGTTTACCACGGGGAGCAGTACCACCAGGAGCACGTTTTGATCCATTCGCACCACAACCAACAAATCCCCTTCGGGGGCCAGGAGGAGGACGTCCCAGGGGCGGTAGTCCGGACAATGATCATTTCCCACCACCTGGCTACAATGATATGTTTATGTAA
- the LOC129792125 gene encoding protein mono-ADP-ribosyltransferase PARP16 yields MPQELLNQLEKFSAICHAIHTDPVACDLKVSFFCVAAAWNYRQGESVKPSPSKFSKLDDVDMEGLIGVLKKIPPLTEVANNEPEMDVVDFLHWLLVQQMQPQVVRVNPSDVRDVLEKFNWDKREIRPTHIFRIAHAAGSAAEMKFREFAEHFPTQWAFHGSRVHNFHSILHFGLAQHLNKRSAFGEGIYLSTDLSVSLTYSPLEPTWTHSQLGQRFSCVALCEYIEHPDHFKCHSTSRKSEIPKNFIVVTNNETIRVRYLLLYAKASPRRQPNRGPIEEWMVQNKATLLIISYAFILLAVNLCSSSNSWWADIRNIAGKFFPNLFNS; encoded by the coding sequence ATGCCCCAAGAATTGCTGAATCAATTGGAGAAATTCTCCGCAATCTGCCATGCAATTCACACTGATCCTGTTGCATGTGACCTCAAAGTGTCCTTCTTCTGTGTTGCTGCTGCATGGAATTACCGTCAGGGTGAAAGCGTCAAGCCGAGTCCATCGAAATTCTCCAAACTTGATGATGTGGACATGGAGGGACTAATTGGGGTACTCAAGAAAATCCCTCCACTCACGGAAGTGGCGAACAATGAACCAGAAATGGACGTTGTGGACTTCCTCCATTGGCTCCTTGTGCAGCAGATGCAGCCACAGGTTGTGCGGGTTAATCCCAGCGATGTGAGGGATGTTCTGGAGAAATTCAACTGGGATAAACGAGAAATTCGTCCAACGCACATCTTTCGCATTGCACATGCTGCCGGAAGTGCTGCTGAGATGAAATTCCGCGAGTTTGCTGAGCATTTTCCCACACAGTGGGCCTTCCACGGGTCTAGGGTTCACAACTTCcattcaattttgcattttggcCTGGCACAGCATCTCAATAAGCGCTCAGCCTTCGGGGAGGGTATCTACCTGTCAACAGATCTCTCCGTGTCACTCACATATAGCCCCCTAGAGCCAACGTGGACACATTCTCAGCTTGGGCAGAGATTCTCCTGTGTGGCACTTTGTGAGTATATTGAGCATCCGGATCACTTTAAGTGCCACTCAACGTCAAGGAAGTCCGAAATacccaaaaatttcattgtggTAACCAACAATGAGACAATCCGTGTGCGATACTTGCTGCTTTACGCCAAGGCATCCCCAAGGAGGCAGCCCAATCGTGGACCTATCGAGGAATGGATGGTGCAGAATAAAGCAACGCTCCTGATCATCAGCTATGCCTTCATTCTCCTTGCTGTCAATCTTTGTTCTTCCAGCAATTCTTGGTGGGCTGACATCCGGAACATTGCCGGGAAATTCTTTCCTAATCTAttcaattcataa
- the LOC129792082 gene encoding E3 ubiquitin-protein ligase SHPRH has protein sequence MSGISYLLGLVGQEVQEVNPDDPESSNIFTYEKKCYKIVIDLSHGGKTEYSIKTFLSDIKKVPQYSLRTVESSPIGAPSNLGVYFTPLTENSGSIASKIRLFNQFFRAKDQQMQEDLLVKSSDSVSFSTLYEKLREAHSGEIIHTGGLEDVQHEGLRPQLRPYQKDAVRWLLHRELYTEYLPTDFIEITANNLRDERFFYNPRTMEIVANVPEDITIPSGGILADEMGLGKTVEMLALILNNPRGDVEKPEVVDDDDLPLASVALHRHVQCLCGGRYGKKKQKLIKCLRCTKSQHRGCVIRREEDTPGRYICPECWKNEPPVESKATFIVSPASIKKQWESEIVRHVRSPNFRVLVYDGVCNSGWIDPTAMAEYDVVITDYNVMRSEIYFTSENSRSGSLRHEKKHMNLTSPLPCIQWWRVCLDEAQLVETTTAQCAKMVKTLPTIHRWAVTGTPIEKHINNLHGLVFFLDVYPYTNTHEWGKLVIPFASGNCEPLIGLLRKIMWRTCKSLVFQQIGIPPQKEVVHYVTMSDLQTFFYRSQHSLCRNAFIEKAQKIRTTLAMSKMSPHILKLLLEPLRKLRLDCTVPSVVRAHRSDQAVVKKTLAPNELHAHLVGNNEIEAKAQLRTIVSSFNALAGIAMIKDDPSEAEKMYKAVLRRAKDYTGAISVDSLLQIHALHNLIEIIDFKKVEVDKTDGNTNENVKEEETREAYEEELKRLEGKYINSYHTKMKQVEKQLRDATDSLERIEAAMTSTDGNWWREIFSTIRGTNREDALLDKIYLDIHTQYGSMEAEDLRSTHGVDLKLTIWLDKVFEHRYEVKKAFKKLAFFTENVDPAKHVDAAIREKIEGLIYEAFECHLDVEQNQEEPEAPKPKKKRTVLCQLCRVKQKIRNFECVIFDKKYLENINSLRGSWNPSMEEVIAKTILAHSKKDHTPREIVEEAEQHLEYIEVIKKEYKEYSQLWSEIDYTVSAFDELKMCKSRLEAIRPEDLEKGEKKSKTQIFTYEIADAEEEFRQQLQMAEKEFIRVWGVLKYLKHLEKNTGPEVCPICTQKPEEKYFVLECGHHLCMICMVQLRKYQKHNLTCSVCRHRQKYKDVYHVTLNPSQMNQEVIVQGEHSNKIFEMVKLILSLRREERDVKILVFYHWDTVLPVIAGALEENSVKFVSAIGRKFHKTVEEFKSPTNGITCILLPLSFGSKGLNLVEATHVILLEPILNPGEELQAIGRVHRIGQTRPTFVHRFIVLGTIEETIYRTISNDKTGKWETKDITTDKLMELFELPSGEEVMDWDTYI, from the exons ATGTCGGGTATTTCCTATCTCCTGGGCCTTGTTGGCCAGGAAGTGCAGGAAGTTAATCCCGATGATCCTGAAAGTAGCAATATTTTTACCTATGAGAAGAAATGCTACAAAATTGTGATAGATTTGAGCCATGGAGGCAAAACTGAATACAGCATCAAGACATTTTTGTCAG ACATAAAGAAAGTCCCACAGTATTCCCTGAGGACAGTCGAAAGCTCCCCTATTGGAGCCCCAAGTAATCTCGGAGTATATTTTACTCCTTTAACCGAAAATAGTGGGAGCATTGCCTCAAAGATTCGGCTTTTCAATCAATTCTTCAGGGCGAAAGATCAGCAAATGCAGGAGGATTTGCTTGTAAAGTCTTCCGATTCGGTGTCATTCTCAACGCTCTATGAGAAATTGAGAGAAGCCCACAGTGGGGAGATTATCCACACTGGGGGTCTGGAAGATGTCCAGCATGAGGGTTTACGACCACAACTTCGTCCCTATCAGAAGGATGCCGTTCGATGGCTGCTCCATCGTGAATTGTACACCGAATACCTCCCAACGGATTTCATTGAGATCACAGCGAATAATTTGCGCGATGAGCGTTTTTTCTACAATCCCCGGACAATGGAAATTGTTGCAAATGTTCCGGAAGACATAACCATTCCATCCGGGGGAATTCTAGCCGATGAAATGGGCTTGGGGAAGACTGTGGAGATGCTGGCGCTTATCCTGAACAATCCCCGAGGGGATGTGGAGAAACCCGAAGTAGTGGATGACGATGATCTCCCATTGGCCAGTGTTGCACTTCATAGGCATGTTCAGTGCCTCTGTGGGGGGCGCTAtgggaagaaaaaacaaaagttaatAAAGTGTTTGAGGTGTACAAAGAGTCAGCATCGTGGGTGTGTGATTAGACGAGAAGAGGATACACCTGGGAGGTACATTTGCCCGGAATGTTGGAAGAATGAACCACCGGTGGAGTCAAAAGCAACATTTATCGTCTCTCCGGCATCAATTAAGAAGCAATGGGAGTCAGAGATTGTTCGTCATGTACGGAGTCCCAATTTCCGGGTACTCGTGTACGATGGCGTGTGCAATTCGGGGTGGATAGACCCAACAGCTATGGCGGAATATGATGTTGTTATCACGGATTACAACGTGATGCGGAGTGAGATTTACTTTACAAGTGAGAACAGTCGAAGTGGAAGTTTGAGGCATGAGAAGAAGCACATGAATCTCACTTCACCCCTCCCCTGCATCCAATGGTGGCGTGTTTGTTTGGATGAAGCTCAACTTGTGGAGACAACAACTGCACAGTGCGCTAAAATGGTCAAAACACTCCCCACCATCCACAGATGGGCTGTCACGGGTACACCCATTGAGAAGCACATAAACAACCTCCATGGGTTAGTCTTCTTCCTCGATGTCTACCCATACACGAATACCCACGAATGGGGAAAACTCGTCATCCCCTTTGCTTCCGGAAACTGCGAACCACTCATTGGGCTACTACGGAAGATTATGTGGCGCACATGCAAATCTCTTGTTTTCCAACAAATCGGCATTCCACCGCAAAAGGAAGTTGTCCACTATGTCACAATGTCCGATCTGCAGACATTCTTCTACCGCAGTCAGCATTCCCTCTGCCGCAATGCCTTCATTGAGAAGGCACAGAAGATTCGAACCACGCTGGCCATGTCAAAGATGAGCCCACACATTCTCAAGCTCCTTCTGGAACCACTGCGGAAGCTTCGGCTTGACTGCACCGTCCCGAGTGTTGTGCGAGCCCACAGATCGGATCAGGCTGTTGTGAAGAAAACTCTCGCACCCAATGAACTTCATGCTCATCTTGTGGGAAATAATGAGATTGAAGCAAAGGCCCAACTGCGGACAATTGTATCGTCTTTCAATGCTCTAGCTGGGATTGCAATGATCAAGGATGACCCAAGTGAGGCGGAGAAGATGTACAAAGCCGTCCTGAGGAGAGCTAAAGACTACACTGGGGCTATATCTGTAGATTCTCTCCTACAAATTCATGCTTTGCACAATCTCATTGAGATTATTGACTTCAAGAAGGTAGAAGTTGATAAAACGGATGGAAATACAAATGAGAACGTAAAGGAAGAGGAAACAAGGGAAGCTTATGAGGAAGAACTAAAACGCCTAGAGGGGAAATACATAAACTCCTATCACACAAAGATGAAGCAAGTGGAGAAGCAACTGCGTGATGCAACGGATAGTTTAGAAAGAATAGAAGCTGCGATGACATCGACTGATGGCAATTGGTGGAGGGAAATCTTCAGTACAATCCGCGGAACAAATCGTGAAGATGCCCTCCTTGATAAAATCTACCTGGACATTCACACGCAATACGGATCAATGGAAGCTGAAGACTTGAGAAGTACGCATGGGGTTGATTTGAAATTAACAATTTGGCTCGATAAAGTATTTGAGCATCGCTACGAAGTGAAGAAAGCCTTCAAGAAGTTGGCCTTCTTCACGGAAAACGTTGATCCTGCCAAGCATGTCGATGCCGCCATTCGGGAGAAGATTGAGGGGCTAATCTACGAAGCATTTGAATGTCATTTGGATGTGGAACAGAATCAAGAAGAACCCGAAGCCCCAAAGCCCAAGAAGAAGCGCACAGTTCTCTGTCAATTGTGTCGCGTTAAGCAGAAAATTCGAAACTTTGAATGTGTTATCTTTGATAAGAAATATCTGGAGAATATTAATTCTCTCCGGGGGAGTTGGAATCCATCCATGGAGGAAGTTATTGCTAAAACAATCCTTGCTCATTCAAAGAAGGATCACACACCGCGGGAAATTGTCGAAGAGGCCGAGCAGCATTTGGAGTACATTGAAGTCATTAAGAAGGAGTACAAGGAGTACAGTCAATTGTGGTCTGAGATTGACTACACTGTGTCAGCTTTTGATGAGTTGAAAATGTGTAAATCCCGCTTGGAGGCCATCCGTCCGGAGGATCTCGAGAAGGGGGAGAAGAAGAGTAAAACACAGATCTTTACGTATGAGATTGCAGATGCCGAAGAGGAATTTAGGCAGCAACTGCAAATGgctgaaaaggaatttatccGTGTGTGGGGTGTTCTGAAGTACCTGAAGCATCTGGAGAAGAATACCGGTCCGGAAGTTTGTCCAATTTGCACACAGAAACCCGAAGAAaag TACTTTGTCCTGGAGTGTGGGCATCATCTCTGCATGATCTGTATGGTGCAATTGCGAAAGTATCAAAAGCACAACCTCACGTGCTCTGTCTGCAGGCATCGTCAAAAGTATAAAGA TGTCTACCACGTAACACTCAATCCATCCCAGATGAATCAGGAAGTAATTGTTCAGGGGGagcattcaaataaaatctttgagaTGGTCAAACTCATTCTCAGTCTACGGAGGGAGGAGCGTGATGTGAAAATTCTCGTTTTCTATCACTGGGACACAGTTCTGCCGGTGATTGCGGGGGCACTGGAGGAGAATTCTGTGAAATTCGTCTCAGCTATTGGGCGGAAATTCCACAAGACTGTGGAGGAATTCAAATCACCCACCAATGGGATTACCTGCATCCTCCTACCGCTTTCATTTGGCAGCAAAGGTCTCAATCTCGTGGAGGCAACGCACGTTATCCTCCTGGAGCCAATATTGAATCCCGGAGAGGAGCTTCAGGCAATTGGGCGGGTACACCGTATTGGGCAGACGAGACCAACATTTGTTCACAGATTTATTGTTCTCGGAACCATTGAGGAGACCATTTACAGGACAATTTCAAATGATAAAACAGGCAAATGGGAGACCAAAGACATCACAACGGATAAACTCATGGAGCTATTTGAATTACCCTCCGGGGAGGAAGTTATGGACTGGGATACTTacatttaa